CCGGTGGTCGCTCGGAGCGATCGCTCGACAGTGTGGGTGGGAGGTTCGTACGGCATGGCGCCAGCCAGGTTACGCCGCCTGGTGCCGCCCGCGATACCCGGATTCCCCTCAGGCCGACCCCGGGCCGAACTCAGGCCGACCTCGGGCCGATCTCAGACCGCCCCGAGGCGGAGCAGCGGCACCATGACCCGGTCGATCATGTCGGCGATCTCGCGGTCCGACCATTCGCTCCCGCACACCTTGGAGCGGTACATCATCAGGGCGGGGACCACATCGAGCACCAGGTCGTCGATCGCGTCGGCCCGCACGTCACCGCGCTCGATTCCGCGCCGCAGCACGTCCTTGAAGAGCCGGGTCGAGGGCTCGGTCACCCCCGCGACGATCAGCTCGTGGAACCTCCCAGCGGATTCCGCGTCGCATTCGTGAAGGACCGCGCGCAGGGCGAGGCCGGGCTTGGAGAACATCACGTCGCGGACCCGGAGACACAGCGCGTACAGGTCCTCGCGGACGCTCCCGCGGTCCGGCGCCTCGTCGAGCGTCGGCAGCCCGGCCTGGAGGGCGTCCGCGACGAGGTCTTCTTTCGACGGCCAGCGCCGGTACACCGCGGCTTTGCCCGTCTGCGCGCCGACCGCGACACCCTCCATCGTCAGACCGTTCCAGCCGACGCTGCCCAGCTGTTCGAGCGTGGCCTCCAGAATGGCCCGTTCCAGCACGGGGCCACGGCGTCGCAGAGACGCCCCCTCCGGCCGGGCGGCGGCCGCGGAGCGCGAAGTAACCATCAGGATCTCTCCGTTGAGCAAGTCGATCGGGGCGAGTCGGGACGTGGCAGTGCCCAGTGAACGGTTGCGTTCACTGAGGGGGACTCACTACCGTGGAGAACAGTGAACGGGCGCGTTCACTAATTCTTCCGTGGGGGATCCATAGTGACAACTTCTCCGGTGGACACACAGTCCAAGAACGGCCCTGCTCGCGCCGGAGGCCGGCCGGGCATCGCCCTGGCCGTCATCGCCGCCTGCCAGCTCATGGTCGTTCTCGACGCCACCATCGTGAACATCGCGCTGCCGCACATCCAGGACGCGCTCTCCTTCTCGACCACCGACCTCTCCTGGGTGCTCAGTGCCTACACGCTCACCTTCGGCGGGCTGCTGCTCCTCGGCGGGCGCGCGGGAGACATCCTGGGGCGCCGCCGGGTGTTCATGGCCGGCATCCTCGTCTTCACCTTCGCCTCGCTGCTCGGCGGCTTCGCCCAGGAGCCCTGGCAGCTGCTCGCCGCACGCGCCCTGCAGGGTGTCGGCGGCGCCATCGCCTCGCCGACCTCGCTCGCGCTGATCACCACGACGTTCCCCGAAGGGCCGGAGCGCAACCGCGCGTTCGGCGTGTTCGCCGCCGTGTCCGCCGGTGGTGGCGCGATCGGGCTGCTCGCCGGCGGCATGCTCACCGAGTGGCTCGACTGGCGCTGGGTCCTCTTCGTCAATGTCCCGATCGGCCTGCTGATCGCCTACCTCGCCCCGCGCTACATCGCGGAGTCCGAGCGTCACCCAGGCCGTTTCGACATCGCGGGCGCCATGACCTCGACGCTCGGCATGGCGGCCCTGGTCTACGGGTTCATCAGCGCGTCCGAGAAGGGCTGGAAGGACTCGCTGACCGTCGGCTCCTTCGTCGCGGCCGTGGTCCTGCTCGTGGCCTTCGGTGTCGTGGAGTCGAGGGCCAAGGAGCCGATCACCCCGCTCAGGATGTTCGCCGAGCGCAACCGCTCGGGCACGTACGTCATCATGCTCAGCCTGTCGGCCGCCATGTTCGGCATGTTCTTCTTCATCGTCCTGTGGGTCCAGGACGTCCTCGGGTACAGCCCGATCCAGTCCGGACTCGCCTTCCTGCCGGTGACGGTCGCGATCGTCACGGGCGCGGGGCTCGCGCAGCGGCTGCTGCCGGTCCTCGGGCCGAAACCGTTCATGGTGGGCGGCTCGGCGATCACCGGCATCGGCCTCTTCTGGCTGACGTTCATCACCTCGGACAGCAGTTACGCCGGCGCCGTCCTCGGCCCGATGGCCCTGTTCGGCTTCGGCATGGGCCTCAACTTCGTGACGCTCACACTCACGGCCGTCTCCGGGGTGGCCCCGTACGAGGCGGGCGCCGCGTCGGGCCTGCTCAACGCCACCCAGCAGGTCGGCGGTTCGCTCGGCCTGTCCATCCTGGTCACGGTCTTCGGCACGGCGAGCCGCGAGGAGGGCGAGAAGCAGGCGCCGGGCTTCCT
The sequence above is a segment of the Streptomyces sp. NBC_01255 genome. Coding sequences within it:
- a CDS encoding TetR/AcrR family transcriptional regulator, coding for MVTSRSAAAARPEGASLRRRGPVLERAILEATLEQLGSVGWNGLTMEGVAVGAQTGKAAVYRRWPSKEDLVADALQAGLPTLDEAPDRGSVREDLYALCLRVRDVMFSKPGLALRAVLHECDAESAGRFHELIVAGVTEPSTRLFKDVLRRGIERGDVRADAIDDLVLDVVPALMMYRSKVCGSEWSDREIADMIDRVMVPLLRLGAV
- a CDS encoding MFS transporter, which codes for MTTSPVDTQSKNGPARAGGRPGIALAVIAACQLMVVLDATIVNIALPHIQDALSFSTTDLSWVLSAYTLTFGGLLLLGGRAGDILGRRRVFMAGILVFTFASLLGGFAQEPWQLLAARALQGVGGAIASPTSLALITTTFPEGPERNRAFGVFAAVSAGGGAIGLLAGGMLTEWLDWRWVLFVNVPIGLLIAYLAPRYIAESERHPGRFDIAGAMTSTLGMAALVYGFISASEKGWKDSLTVGSFVAAVVLLVAFGVVESRAKEPITPLRMFAERNRSGTYVIMLSLSAAMFGMFFFIVLWVQDVLGYSPIQSGLAFLPVTVAIVTGAGLAQRLLPVLGPKPFMVGGSAITGIGLFWLTFITSDSSYAGAVLGPMALFGFGMGLNFVTLTLTAVSGVAPYEAGAASGLLNATQQVGGSLGLSILVTVFGTASREEGEKQAPGFLANATPEQQAEFAKTHELPAPWGHEVLTSGIASAFTAAVAMVLIALVTAVLVIRVRKSDLEALSGRAEAAGPMA